One region of Streptomyces davaonensis JCM 4913 genomic DNA includes:
- a CDS encoding acyl-CoA dehydrogenase family protein yields the protein MDFGFSAEDEAFRAEARAWLAAHADSAQDRRSWERTLGAAGWIGLSWPESGCGNRTATLTQQVAWAEEYVRSGAPPRSGHIGEKLLAPTLFAHGTEEQKARFLPPVAAGEELWCQGYSEPGAGSDLAAVRTVAARDATGVYRVTGQKIWTSLAHEADWCFVLARTEPGSRRHHGLSFLLVPMDQPGRIDVRPIRQLTGTSDFNEVFFDGAHARVEHVVGGEGNGWRVAMSLLGFERGVSTLAQQIGFARELEQVVRTAVETGAAADPVVRDRIVRQWAELRTMRWNALRTLGGGGDAGAASAAKLLWAGWHQRLGELAVQVRGAGAAVGPADWTPTAPYELDPFQQLFLFSRADTIYGGSDQVQRTIIAERVLGLPREPKGVV from the coding sequence GTGGACTTCGGATTCAGCGCCGAGGACGAGGCGTTCCGCGCGGAGGCCAGGGCCTGGCTCGCCGCGCACGCCGATTCGGCACAGGACCGCCGCAGTTGGGAACGGACCCTGGGCGCGGCGGGCTGGATCGGCCTCTCCTGGCCCGAGAGCGGCTGCGGAAACCGGACCGCCACGCTCACCCAACAGGTCGCCTGGGCAGAGGAGTACGTCCGCTCCGGCGCGCCCCCGCGGTCGGGGCACATCGGGGAGAAGCTGCTGGCACCCACGCTGTTCGCTCATGGCACCGAGGAGCAGAAGGCGCGCTTCCTGCCCCCGGTGGCCGCCGGGGAGGAGCTGTGGTGCCAGGGCTACAGCGAGCCCGGCGCCGGGTCGGACCTGGCCGCCGTACGAACGGTGGCCGCGCGGGACGCCACGGGCGTGTACCGCGTCACCGGGCAGAAGATCTGGACCTCGCTCGCCCACGAGGCGGACTGGTGCTTCGTCCTGGCCCGCACGGAACCGGGATCGCGCCGCCACCACGGACTGAGCTTCCTGCTCGTGCCCATGGACCAGCCCGGCCGCATCGACGTCCGCCCCATCCGGCAGCTGACCGGCACCAGCGACTTCAACGAGGTCTTCTTCGACGGCGCCCACGCGCGCGTGGAGCACGTCGTCGGCGGGGAGGGCAACGGCTGGCGGGTGGCGATGAGCCTGCTCGGCTTCGAGCGCGGGGTGTCCACGCTCGCCCAGCAGATCGGCTTCGCACGGGAGTTGGAGCAGGTCGTGCGGACGGCCGTCGAGACCGGCGCCGCAGCGGATCCCGTTGTACGGGACCGCATCGTCCGGCAGTGGGCCGAGCTGCGCACGATGCGCTGGAACGCCCTGCGCACCCTGGGCGGTGGCGGGGACGCGGGCGCCGCGAGCGCGGCGAAGCTGCTGTGGGCCGGGTGGCATCAGCGGCTCGGGGAGCTGGCGGTGCAGGTGCGCGGCGCGGGGGCGGCGGTCGGTCCGGCCGACTGGACGCCCACCGCGCCCTACGAACTCGACCCGTTCCAGCAGCTGTTCCTCTTCTCCCGGGCCGACACCATCTATGGCGGCTCGGATCAGGTCCAGCGCACGATCATCGCCGAGCGGGTGCTCGGCCTGCCCAGGGAGCCCAAGGGGGTCGTCTGA